A segment of the Zingiber officinale cultivar Zhangliang chromosome 8B, Zo_v1.1, whole genome shotgun sequence genome:
GCTGCTCTCAGTGGTGTACACGGGCCACAACTGCGCGGTACGGGAGCGCCACCGCACGCTGGACTCCCTGCTGCCCTGGTGGCTCTGCTTCCAGAAGAGGAGGGCGGACCTCCACCACCACCCAGCGCCGCCGCCGCGGCGCACCCTGGCGTCTCCCTTGAACAGGGGCTTTTTCAGCTTGCGGCGGAGCGAATCGAGCGGCCGCTGCAGCGCCAAAGCGAAAGGTCATCCCACGAGCGACCAaaaaagaaagggaagagaacACGAGAAGCGTACCTGGAAGCAGATCTTCGCCGCCGCCATGACCAGAAAATTGGATCTTTGTCGGCGTTCTGCTGAAGAAGAGGGAGAAGGGAGCAGCATTCAAATAGGCCTATAATTAGCTCGCACGAAGTGGAACGCATTAGATTAGATTCGTTGGTGGGCGGATCGCGTCTGACGTAGTCTCCCTGTCAGGGCGGCTCATGACCGTTGCGAATATCCAACGCTCCTGCTGGACTAAAGGGTTCTTCGTTAGATCCGCGGCCTAATGCTTAAATGGGTCGATGAGGAATTGAATTTCCACACGTGGCATTCATTTATAATTACTCATGTGATAAAAAAGATGATTCACTCATCCCAACATCTTTACAAATGATTAACAGATGAGGGAGGTTATGTTCGGTCTAAGTTTCGACCTCAAAATCTCATATAACAACATCCCATATTTTAATCTTCACACCGACCCGAAGGGACAAAATGAATAATAATACAGATTATTATTTATAATCACTGAAGAATCTAAAAGAGGATTAAAAGACATATTATTTTCATGGACTATTTCTCTGTGTTTTATTATTTAGAGCTTCGTCCTTGATAATTTAGTCATGACCGATTATAAATCTGGATAAAATAGAAGAATTATATTAGGTTattaactaatgttaaaattataataaatattcaataaactaatttattaaattattatgttAATATTAGGTTATTTTTATGAAGGAACGTATTGTAGGGTTCAACTGTAACAACTTGGTAAGGACCGCTATTTCTCCCTAACtcggtgtagtgctaaatatacaAGAGTTTACGTTGTAGGGTCCAACTGTAATGTAtcgacaa
Coding sequences within it:
- the LOC122017392 gene encoding uncharacterized protein LOC122017392 — translated: MLLPSPSSSAERRQRSNFLVMAAAKICFQRPLDSLRRKLKKPLFKGDARVRRGGGAGWWWRSALLFWKQSHQGSRESSVRWRSRTAQLWPVYTTESSSGTRRPRAAMLLAAAEVGAAAAAGVAYQRLRDAGGDHRAAAAAPIYIVT